The Sander vitreus isolate 19-12246 chromosome 10, sanVit1, whole genome shotgun sequence genome contains the following window.
GTCTTCAGCAACGCTGTTTGTGTGAGAAATTAGCTAAATTGGAATACACCTTAATGACGTAAAAGTGTATTCAAAAACATACAGAAACTAAACCAAACTGTTCATATTATTCCTAAATTTTCCTTTGAGATGAATACATTTCTATCTTAACTTtactaaaatatttaaatatctttttCAGTTTTGCTCTTCAAGATGTGGTTACAATAAATCCCAAAGCACATTTTATAAGTTATTCTGTTAAACTCAGGAATATAATTGTCCCAATGACAGGATGATGAGAGGACATTGTTTTATCTCAACAGATTTCCTTCAGGAATTAGTGTTAGAGGTGGAGGATGGACCCAACACTGCTGAGGGAGAGCCGAGAGAGGTGAATAACCTGTATCCTCTATTGATGCAGCACAATGGAGGGAGAGACTCCTGgaataaaggtaaaaataataCTAATATCGTGCAGATAAATCATTCACATATGGTCAACATAATGATTTTTTGACCTTCTACCTTTATGTTTTTAAGGGGCTAAAGATTCAGCACAACAAGATAAATTTGCTAACATGGTAAGGTACACGTCCTCTACCTGTAAGAAAGTAATAATATAGCACTAGATACTGTATAGCAGTTCAAATAAGTTAAAAGTGAAATGGCACAGAAAGACCATGTAATACTGAATTAGATTTTAGTAGGTTTAGATATGGGTGTAGGTGTAGATTTAAAGGAAGTCACAGAGCGAGATGAATTGCAACAGGGAAGCTAATGCAAATACTTCTCCTTTAGTTTTAAGTCTATATTGGAAAGTTTTGTTGCAGGATCTGAGATTGAGTGTAGATACATATGGGCACAAAAGCTCACAAACGTATGCTGGAATCAGACCACAGAGTGCTTTTTAAGTATTGCCCtaaaatcaattctaaaatcaatttaataaaaatgcCAGTTAAAATGGGGATTATGTTTTCAGATAAAGCTTTGGCTGTAGTGTACCACAGATGAATGTACAACATTTCATCCGCATCATGttatttctttcttgttttgaGGTGGAGGACCTCAGAGAAGTCGTCTTGAAGCTGGCAGCGGCTGACAAGCTTCGCTCTCAGGGTTTTCTTAGATCAGAGCAGAACTTGCCAAAAACTAACAAAAGAGGTGAGTGactcttgtttttttctatcaCGCACACACCACACCTGCTCTTTAAACACGGATATTATGTCTTAGCTGATGTTATTATAATGCTATGATCTAACAAAAAGGATGTTTAACTAGGGCTAGTTCCATTTAAAGTAGCACAGATCACTTTCACCTAAACAGCACCACAACATTCCGCTCAAGTCCAAGTACTCTGAAACTATTATATTTTACTAGATAGCCAGTACTAGTACTAACCCCACTATAGTGAAAGTAAGCAGTACTTTATTTTAAGTGCTCATGACAGATGCAATACATGTGATTTCAGATGTAGTGAAGTTTACTTCTTTAGTAAAACAAATACTGACTTTAAAAATATAGGataacactttactttaagCCCCCAATTTAGCATTAAACAGTTATAAAGATTTGATTATTGCTTTTTAACACATTGtaatgtagttgtaagcagATATAAGGACATTTGAAGACAAATAAAGGCATATTTTATATCATTACAACTGTGTGTTACTATATTGCCATCTGTTTATATATGAGCCTCCACTTAAGGAGTTATAGCTGGTGATAAACACATTAATAAACGGTTGTATCTGCTTATATCATAGTGTGTTATAAACCgttaaaaactaattatttaTAAACTACTTCTAATCCTTAAAATGGGGGCATAAAGTAAAGTTTGACAAATTATAGTACAGCACAAGTACAAGTACACTAAAATGCTTTTTATGaggagtaaataaataataatgtaattatatATTTGAGCTGTTGCAAATTGAGCACCACAGCATATAGTCAGTTGAAGCccaaaaattacaaaatgtctTTGAAGGACTTCTGTACAGCATATAACACTCTCTTTCCTTAGCCCCTTAAATCAGATAAGGAAAAACTTGACGAGATTAATTAATGGAAAATAAcatggaaaataaaacacacttgatgATAGTAAAAATAAGATGAAAGTTAAATACATAGAATGCATAACataagatgaaaagttaaacctactgaataataataataataataataataataataataataataataaaaataacaaaaaaataaagttgaaaataATCAAATCAGTGCCTATTTTTTCAACATCAGTGGTGGAGGAAAACACTCTTCAATTGGCGCCTAGGTCTCTGAGGCTATACATAAATGGCCAGTAAATGACCAGTAATAAAATggcaatatggagaaacagCTTGACAGTATTTgggaaatattaaaataaataagtgaAATAAGTTAAAGTGTTTGGAATGAAGAATGTGGATATATCAAATTTGACTTAAGCTTTGTACCTAACTTTTGCACTCTCTGATGCCCCGACAGCATGTTTCTGGAAATACTGTGTCACCAACTAGAGCCCAGCAGCTGCAGGACGTTTGGTGTGACTTCGGCATGGCCTGGGTGGCAACGCCTTCACCACTATCcatcatcatttttattttcattttcattttgcacCAATCAGTAGCCTATATTTACCTTCTATACCGGATCAACAGAAACTATATTTTTGAAGctgtaaattgttttgtttttgtgtctgaaaataaacttGAATATCAGAAATGCCATTTGTGTGACCTGCTTTTGGTTGTGATATATTAAGGTAAATATGTTTATAATATTTAAAGAAGGGAGTATTATATCACTAGTCAGCACACAACAATCAAGATTATGACAATTGAATTTGataattgtttttattagtACGATAGTGAGAGGATTGAATTATCAACGTGGAAAATATCTATTTACACTATAAACAGAAAAATCAACAGTCAATTGCACATTTGGCCTTTTCAACGTGGCATAAAGAGATCTGTCTGAGTGACTATGAATAAACAGTCAATACATACAACCAATAAAACACTTAGCTTCAGCATGTCCCAAAGTCTTACTGCAACAGGTGAAGGTTTTTAAGGTGGAATAGTGTCTGATTCATGGCCACAGTTTACTCTTGTAGGTTGTAGCACCCTCTACAGATCACCATCTCCAAATGCATGCTTACACTGAGTAAAAAACGGGACATCAAAGGTTTTATTTCCTCTTGTTGACTACATTGAAGTAAGTCTTCTCGATTTCAATGTCAGCTGGACACGTCTGTTTGAACTCCTCTCTCTCGTAGGCGTTTTGAAGGTATCTCCACACGCCTGTGAACTCTGCAGGGATGTCAAAGTCGCAGTACTTCTTGGTAGCAACCTGAAATAAATGGGAAGGGTAGATTAAAATTACACTAGGTGCATAGAGATCATAGGTGACAGAAGTACTGTTgcggctgtaagcagtccaacaaagtgctgccgcgagggactaaacactgagacacttaagtaaaagtacaaatacaacCATGTGAAAATACTCTATGCTATACTGTTTAATGCTCTTTCCAACAGTGTAGCATATTTTATGCTAATTGTAGGTTTCTAAAATCCTAATCTGTGAAGTCTATAACTGTCATATAAATGTAGTggatataaaaatacatttcttttttcaacgCAGTGGAGTAAACGTATAAAGTAGTATACGACAATGAAATACTGAAgtaaactgtaaaaatactactgaaaataaaagtatgtaagtattatcagcaaaatgaacATAACGTATAGAAAGCAAAAGTATTCATTATGCAGAAAATTGGCCCTTGTAactgatgtattattataaattacatTGGTACATTGCAGTCCAAGACACATTGATGTATTGAccatttcttattttttcatGTAAACCCTGGACTCAGAGTGACTCATGTATGAGGCTGAATATGTGTAACGTACAAAGCATCTCTGTTCCCTGTACTATTCAAACTTTAGGGACAACGTGTCTCTGTGATATGATAATGCTTGACCCTGAAGTCTGAATAGTACAGAGTGGTTGTTACCATGTTCTCAATGTTGATGCGTCAGTGTGTAAGcaacattttactgttgtagctggtgGAGGTGGAGCTAGTTTTAACCACTTTATACACAGTTCTGTAGTTTAGTCCAGTTGTTTCCAACCTAGGGGTCGGGCCCCTTCAAATGGTCACAAGATACATCTGAGGGGTCGTGAGATGATAAATGAGagataaataaagagaaaacaaagttcTGATacacacttttttatttattattttgactttctctaatttcttgcttttctttgGTGAAATATTGAAGAATTTTACCACTTTGGGCcttgaacagttatttaaatgaaactatCTCAGCAGATTAGAGGAAAAATCCCTCT
Protein-coding sequences here:
- the urp1 gene encoding urotensin-related peptide 1, translating into MLSVALFYLVAVICSARRTHALPLYPDANLEPQADFLQELVLEVEDGPNTAEGEPREVNNLYPLLMQHNGGRDSWNKGAKDSAQQDKFANMVEDLREVVLKLAAADKLRSQGFLRSEQNLPKTNKRACFWKYCVTN